CATCGCCAATCTCTCCGAGTGCTTCGATCACCGACTCGATCACGTAAGGATCTCGCGTTCGCTCCCCCGTGCCAAGCAGAGCGGGAACGGCTTCGCGAGCTTTCAACCGACCTAAGATCCATGCGGCGCGCCTCACCGTTTGCGGCTCCGGATGCTGCAGTGCCGAGATGAGTTTCTCCACATACGGCGTTGAGCGGGAATAGCGGTTGATGTTCGTGCCACAGCTCGGACAGGTGTCAAAGCCAGCATTCACCTCTCGCCAACAGCTCGGACAGAAGAAGGTCATCCCTGACCCCCCTTTCGCCGACTCCAAAATAAAAACTCCTACTCGGACGTCCCCAAGTAGGAGTCATCAGCCTCGCCCAACCGTCGAGGCGGTTCACGGCGGACTCCATCGCCGCTTCGATAGCTTACCTCAAGCCTTCGCCTGAAGACAACACTAGTTCGTGGCAGCGGGCCTTGTTGAGGCTCACAAGATATGATAATCTGGTTTTTGTGTTCAGAG
The Blastocatellia bacterium genome window above contains:
- a CDS encoding HEAT repeat domain-containing protein, whose amino-acid sequence is MTFFCPSCWREVNAGFDTCPSCGTNINRYSRSTPYVEKLISALQHPEPQTVRRAAWILGRLKAREAVPALLGTGERTRDPYVIESVIEALGEIGDERARVLATLHGARGRAREESGRRGIRTAHRRRG